TGACATTCGGTTAGATTATGCCGACAAAAGTGTTATCCTGAAAGCCAGTTTAGTGGTGTTTGAAAACGGCCTGCGCTATGTGATCCACGGCACCAAAGGCAGTTTTATCAAATCCGGATTGGACATTCAGGAAGATACCCTGCGAAAAAACATTCTCCCCAATACCGAAGACTGGGGACAGGAACCGGAAAGTCAATTCGGCACGCTGTATACCGAGGCGGGCAAGACGATTGTTCCAACCCTTCCCGGACATTATACGCCCTTTTACGACAACATCTACGAAGCCATTGCCGAAGGCAAAGAACTTATCGTCAAACCGCAACACGCCCGCAATACCACGCGCGTCATGGAATTGGCCATTGAGAGCAGCCAACTGGGCAAAACGATGGTTTTTGAAGGATAAGTAATACGGGCGGCGCAGGGTGCTCACACCCTGCGCCGCTTTTTTCTGTAAGACATTCCAAGTTTATAAAACCCGGAATGTCTATTCGATCACTTATTTGAACTTAGCCGCCAGCGTCAGACTGTTGGCGACTAAGCCCGTACTTCGAATATAATGGCCGAAACGAAGCTCCAGCGTATTGAAATGCTTCCAATGCATCAGCCCGTTCAAGGGCATTAACTTGACACCGGCACCGACAAAATGGCTTTGAAGGGTTGACAAATCGTAATCTGAAGTGTGAAACTCGCTCGCAGCAGCATTTTGTTGATAGGGCGCAAAATAACGGATGCCGTTTTGGGTATGAAAACGATAGAAAGGACTGATCGCCACAAAAGGCGAAAGCCGCACCGATGTTTCCAGATTGACGGTATGGGCCGTCATGCCCCAATCATCCAGATAATAGCGGTAGAATGTACGAACGATGTACCGGTCCCCAAAAAAGTAGTTGGCCCGCAGTCCCAGCGGCAGTTTCAGGCGCGTTCCCGGGAGCTTTTCCAGTCCTTCCGTTCCTCCCAGAAAATACACCCGGTGATAGGGGGTGCTCAGCAGTCCTTCCTGATACGAAGGCTCGGCCACCAGCGACATCTGCAAGCGTGCATTCATGACCTTCGCCAGTGATATTGCCGCTGAAAATGAATTCCTTGGCTTGTAGCTGATGGGGGTCGGGTCACTTTTAGCTCCGGAACCATATCCTGCCGGTCGAAGTTCCACGGGCAAAATGACAGACCATGTATCAAAGAATGCGTTCAGTTTTATGCCTAACTCCGTATTATTATCACGGGATGATTTCACAAAATTAAGCCCTACCCCACCCGATTTATAATCATACTCGGTTGAAAAGGAGGTTGTCAGCCCCAGAGTTGTTCCGGTTTTATCGTTCCTGACCGACCAGCCCACTGTCGGATAGATGCGTGTATCGCGGTACGAGGCCGACGTGAGCGAAATCACCGCATTAGGATCACTGTATTGCGGGGTTCTTGAGGTTTTTCCGCCCCGCCCCGACGCCGACGTCACCGCCTGTACGGGCTGAATATTGGCCGAGGTACCTTTGCCGGAAGAGGCACCCGTAAGCGTTCCGGCAGTAACCGGATTGGGATTGATCTTATCCGACGACGCAGACGTATACGTATCAACGCCGAGATCAAACGTCAGCGAATGTTTTCGGTTTTTGAGGTCTGTTCTTGACCATTTCAAATCAATCGTATTACCAAAATCCGTTAGTTTTTCGGTGCCGATGCCGCCCGTTACGGCCGAATTATTCCCATTCTGGTGGTAATAGCTGGTCACAAAATTAACCTCTTCGATCTTTAACTTTTTAGGTTGGTAGTTGGGGTTAGCAGGGAGGGTCTTCTCCTGCGCACGAATGCCCGCCAACATGCTGATATACAGGCCTACCGCGATGGTTAGTTTTTTCATCTTTTAATTGTTAAACAGATAGAGGATTTTTTCTCAGTTGCATCCGCAGCCACCGCCGCTTTTTCCGCCATTGGCTCCCGCCGCACCTTCCCGATACAGTTGAAAACCGCTTGTCGGACTTTCGCGCTTACAATTCCGGCTCCGAATGGATACGGGATTTTTGATACGATCTCACCGAAACACAGGACTGAAAGAAAAAACCGATCCGCCCCAAACAACAGGCATAGGAAAAGAAGTTTTTTTCAACATACGACACTTTCGATGAAGGGTGGTGCACCCTGCGATCATTACTGCTATATGAGTCATTACGCCGCCTTTATGCTGAACGTTGCAGAAGGAAATACAATTAATTGACATACCGATGCCGGCCGTTTACCCCTTTCGTTCCGTGCTGTAGCCCCTGCCCAAACCGAAAAATACCGTTGCCGAAACGGGAGAATTCCCGTTGAACCGCCCCTACCTCTTCGAGAACTTTGCACTTCGTCCCGCAGCTCAATCGCCAATCATTTATAAACTTAAAATACCACCCAAATGAATCTTTTTATATCCCGTTTTCTCCGTTACGCTTTTACGGTCATCGTATTATCATGCGCAACCATTTCCTGCAACAAACAGAATGCTGAGCCGCAGATTGACCCTTCCGATGCTAAAAAAGTAGGGCAAGCCCTGATTTTGCCCGATGGCACCGAAACCAAGGAAGGCACCCCGCCCGCCCCCAGTACTGCCCCGCAGGCCCCCAAAGTAACACCGGTGGTGACGGAACAGCCTACCAACAATGGCAATACCGAAACGGTCCCGATCCGTTACTCCAACCTCAACGGAGGCATCGGAGGGGTGTATGCCCAAGTGGAAGGAGCCACTAACTACTACAACATTCCGCTGTCAGGGGGCGGAAGCAGCACTTCAGGCACCATCAACATTCCCATCGGCATACCGGAAAACTTCGGCAGCGGCACGTTTACCTTCGTTTACTGCATCTATGACCGTAATGGCCGGGTCAGCAATATCCTGCGTATACGTTTTACCATTACGCGTATTGAACCCCTGAAAGCCGGGGAGGGGCGGGCTACGGTGAATGGACGCACCGTCAACGCCAATGCTATTTGTGATCTTGATTTTGCGCCTTACGGACGCGGCTACGGGATTCAGATCAACGACTCGCAATTCCTCATTTTTTATAATATGCGTCAGGGAAATGTGACGTTGGGAAATTTTGAAAACATGGCCGTTAACGGCAACGATACGTCTCCTTTTGCGCTGTATTTCGATGGCACCAATGCCTATTTTTCCGTATCAGGTACGGCGAATGTCAGCAATAAAAAAATATCAGCTACGGTCACCCTCAAAGAATTACTTGGCTCGCGGACCATGACATTGTCTGCCTCAGGAAACTGTCGTTAAAAAAACAGGGGGGCAAACCCTCGGCTTGCCCCCCTGTAACAATTCCTTTGCCCTTCGGCTCCCCTGAGAGTCATCCATTGTCCGAAAACTCCGGATAGAGCATCATGCCGCCGTCGACGTAAAGCGTTTCTCCCGTCACATAGTCCGAATCATCGGACGCCAGCCATACGGCCGCTTTGGCTACGTCTTCGGGCTGACCGATGCGGCGGTATGGAATCAGTTTCATTAATGCCTGTCTGTTTTCTTCCGACGACCACACACTTTTGTTGATCGGCGTCTGGATCGCTCCGGGGCTGATGGCGTTGACGCGGATCCTGAGCGGGGCCAGCTCCTGCGCGATCGACTTCATGAACATCAGCACGCCCCCTTTGGAAGCCGCATAATTGATGTGGCCCGCCCACGGAATCATGTCATGTACGGAGCTCATGCAGATGATCTTTCCAATGGCGCGGGGAGTCGTCGTGCCTTCGGCCTGCGCCACAAAGTGTTTGGCGGCTTCGCGGGCGCACAGAAACTGGCCCGTCAGGTTGGTCGTGATGACGTTGTTCCACTGGTCAATGGTCATTTTCAGGAAAGGGGCATCGTCCTGAATGCCGCTGTTGGCCACCAAAATATCGACCTGTCCAAACGCCTCCACCGCTTTTTGGAACATTTTCAGCACGTCGGCTTCTTTGCCCACGTTGGCTTTGACCGCAATGGCATCGCCGCCTTCGGCTTTGATCTGTTGGACGACCTCCATGGCTTTGGCCCGACTGCTGTTGTAATTGACGACCACGTTGGCCCCTTCCCGCCCGAAGGCTACGGCAATGGCGCGACCAATCCCCGAACTTGAACCGGTAATGATGGCGGTTTGATGAGCTAATTTCATACGAATAATGGAGAATAGATTGAGTTGTTTCCCAATTTTAAGCAATTTTGAGAAAATGTCATGCCAACGCAACCATTTGTTTCCCCGACAGAATGAAAATAACCTATATTTTATACGGCATTGGGTTAGGACTGTTGCTCATTGTGCTCAAACTCATTGAGTACCAATTCCTGGTACGAATGCATACTTTTGAAATCTACGGCGCACTCATCGCCGCCCTGTTTTTGGGAGTAGGTCTTTGGGCGGGCCTCCAACTGACCCAAAAAGCCCCCGCTCCTTCCGTCATCGTTCAGGGGCCGCCGCCGTTTGATGCAGACAAGGTCAAAGCATTGGGCATCACCCAACGCGAGCAGGAAGTGCTGGAACTGATCACGCAGGGATTGAGTAATCAGGAGATCGCCGACCGACTGTTTGTGTCACTCAATACCGTCAAAACACATTCGGCCCGGCTGTTTGAAAAATTGGACGTCAACAGCCGCACCAAAGCCATCCACCGGGCCAAAGAATTGGGGGTAATACGGGTAAACTAATGGATGATTTCGGCCCGTTTCCCTAAAATCACCCGAAAGTATGACTTCGGCCGACCGATCCTCTCCTACTTTTGCGAAAGTCAAAACATTCATTTTCTAAAACCTCTGTTTTATGCAAAAGACAATTATGCGCTTCGGACTGCTTTCGGGTGCCGTTTCTTCCATTTTACTGATTTTACTGACGTCCACTGGCCGCGCTGTCGGACTCCAAACCTTTGCGGAGTATGGCGCATGGCTGGGGTTCACGTCCATCATTCTCTCGTTATCATTGGTGTATTTCGGCATTCGCTCGTACCGCGACCAACACAGCGCCGGAAAGATCACGTTTGGAAAGGCATTCCAAATCGGGATTTTGGTAACGGTCATTTCCTGCGTTTGCTACTCCATCACCTGGGGAATCTTTTACTTTCATTTTTTTCCTACCTTCATGGAGGATTACGGGTCGTATCAACTTCAGAGGATGAAAGAGAGCGGCGAAAGTGCCGCCGCTATCGCCCAACAGGCCGCCGAACTGCGCCGAGTCAATGAGCAATACCAAAATCCGTTCTACAATTTTGCCATCACCTTCATGGAGCCTTTTCCCATAGGCCTGCTCATGACCCTGGTCTCCGCACTGGCGCTGAAGAAGAAATGATGGGCATTCAACAGTTAACAATTATCATTCGTCCTTAGAATCATTCGTAAATCGTCATTCGTATCATTCGTCATTCGTATTATTCGTCATTCGTATTATTCGTAAATCGTATCATTCGTAAATCGTATTATTCGTAAATCGTATCATTCGTAAATCGTATCATTCGTAAATCGTCATTCGTAAATCGTCATTCGTATCATTCGTCATTCGTATCATTCGTCATTCGTATCATTCGTCATTCGTATCATTCGTCATTCGTATCATTCGTCATTCGTATCATTCGTCATTCAAAACGGCATACCGTTCCACTGCTTTTCGATGAAAGTCGCGCATTTCCCGGACCAATTGCTCCGGGGCCAATACGCATACATCTGCGCCCATGCGGGCGAGCTCGTACACCAGTTCTTTGTTGATGATGAGGTGCAGCCTTACCCTGAATTCGGCGGCATCATCCACCAGGACCTGTTCGGGTCGATACGGAAAAAACGGCTGGGTCTTAAAGTAGTTGGCCTGAAACGGCGTAAAAGACAGGATCACCTCTTCGGGCGCGCGGTCTTCGTATATGGCCACGCCCATCGCTTTCTCAAAATACCGCCCCGCATCAAAAGCGGGCGCTTCGTCGACAATGTCGGTCCGTTGCAGCGACAGCGGATTGATCCGTTCCAAGCCAAACGTACGGATCCCTTTTCGATTGCGGGCCCAGCCCAGAAGATACCAGCGGTTGCGGTGCTCTTTGAGGAGGTACGGAAACAGGTCGTAGTCGTCGGCCAACTCATTTTCAAACTTTCGGTACGAAAAACGAACCCATTGACGGCCGCGAATGGCTTCCAACAACGGACCGATGAGCTCGCCGCCGGGCAGCAGCGGAACATTCTCAAACTGAATGCCGCGACTTTCACCGTTGGGGTGACGAAATCGGTATTTGACCGCCTGATCTAACTTAGAAACCGCCGACTGCAACTCCCGAAACGGTTCGAGGTGACTGAACTGCGTCAGCGTACCGACGGCGGCTTCGAGGGCCGCCAGTTCGTTTTTGGTCAGATGCACCCGCATTTCCAGATCAAACGGAGAACGATAAAAATACCCCTTTACTTTAAAATCATAATCAATGGGTGCGTCGTACAACGTACGCATATCGGCAATATCCTGTTTGATGGTTCGTTCGCTGCACTCACACAACCGCATCAGTTCGGTTTTATGGACCACTTGGCCCTTCCATCGGTTAAGCCGCTCGTTGATCTTCTGAAAACGTTCGTATTGGGTTTGAATAATTTTTTTCATGTTTTTGGGAGCGTGCATGTAAACTGCACGGAAGGGGTTTTACTTTGTGTCAATGAATCAGCGACGGGACGAAGAAACCGAAAGTTCATTAAAAAAAACATACCGCTTGATAACTATTTGGGGCAAAAAAGCCGTCCAATGGAAAGTTTTTATACATTACACACACGTTACAGCCTTTAAATAAACATGCGTTTCCGACTTTTACTCAGACCTCTCCGCGACCGACAGCCACTGCTGTTCAACTACCAGTATCCGTTGCAGGCATGGCTCTACGGACTGCTGCACACTGCCGATGCCGCCTATGCGGACTTTTTGCACCGCCAAGGGTATGCGGTCGAGAACAGCCGCAAATCGTTCAAGCATTTTACCTTTTCGAGTTTGCAGCTTCCGAAGGGTGCCCCCATCCTGCGCGGAGCCGCGTATATACCACTCCGTCTGGAGCCCATCGGCCTTTTGGTTTCTTTTTGGGTGGACAAAGCCGCCGAGGATTTCATCATCGGGCTCTTTCAGCAGCAGCTTAGTCTGTACAACCTACCAACAAAGCGTCCCAACTCTTTGTTGCGGTCACTCCGGAGGATTAATACCGCCCAGTGCAAACTAATTAGCAACAAAAATTAAAATCAACTAAAATTTTGTAAAGACTCTTATGAGAATACACTTAAAAATATCAGCCAATAAGGCCCCTGTACCATTCGACCACCTACCCTATTTAGTGGGCGCTTTTCATAAATGGCTGGGTCAAAACGAGCTCCACGGCGATGTGTCGCTACATTCATTTTCATGGTTAAATGGAGGTAAAGGAACTGCCAAAGGATTAATTTTTGAAACCGGAGCGACTTGGTTTATCAGTGCTTTTGACGAAACAGTCATAAAGCAGCTCATTATCGGTATCCAAGATTCCCCTGAAATATGTTTCGGCATGACTGTACGGGAGATAATGATTCAGGAAACCCCTGATTTTGAGTCCCCAAAGCGATTTACTTTGAATAGCCCGGTCTTACTGAAAGGCCATGACACACCAAAAACTCAGAAAAAGCACTTGGAATTTTCAGATCCCGAGAGTGATGAGGCTTTGACGAAGATACTCACCAACAAACTCACCAAAGCAGGGCTTGACAGCACAGGCGTAAAAGTTTACTTTGACAGAACGTACCAGAATGCCAAAACCAAATTGGTCAATTACCGAGGCATTGGTAACAAGGCCAGTATCTGCCCCGTCATAGTAGAAGGAACACCTGAGCAAATCGGTTTTGCATGGAATGTAGGAATGGGTCATTCAACAGGAATAGGATTTGGCGCTCTAAACTGATTATCTATATGTTATACGTTGTAAAATATTCAGGCCCCTTTGGATTTATCAAACCTTGGACGGCCGTGAGAGACAGCGAAACCTTCTCTCAGCAGTTTCTCACACCTTCGATTGTAGAGGGAATTGAAAAGAAGCTGTTTCCGGAATTGTTGGGAGTGAATGGAATTCAGAAGATAGTTGGACATCGTCTCTCCTATTCCCAAATCAGCTCTCAGCAAGAGGTTATTCAAACTAGGGGCTGGAACTCGACAAGACAGGGAAAGCAATTTTTGTTTGACCGTCCAAAAGCTATTTTAATCCGAGGTATCTTACATGAGCCTATACTTTTTTTAGCCTTCAAATTAAAAGAAGATGCAGAGCAAGCATTTGCCCAGCACATCTGCCTTTGCCGCAATGAAGACATGCTTTTTCCCGAATCTATAGAAGTGATACAAGAAGAAGCATTTGAGCTTGATACTGAAAAGTTTGCAGGATATGAGTTAGTTTTTAAAAAAACTGAGAAAGCGTTCTTAGTTGGTTATCATCGCATAACAAATGAACCGATGTATGGTTGGCTTAAAATTATTGGTTCACCTGTAAAGTATTACTGATGAATACGTTATTTGCAAAATCAGGTCCGGAATGGACCACTCTCGCGCATCACCTTCTTCATGTTTCAATAGCTGCAAAAGCCTTTGCAAAGCATCTTGGCATAGATGAAACGTTGGCTTTTAAAGGAGCAATCTTACACGATATTGGTAAAGCGCATCCTGCCTTTCAGCAAAGATTACTGGGAAAATCAAAAAGCACGAAGGTGTTCAGGCACGAAATAAGTTCATTATTTTTTCTCTCAGTATTTCCTGAAAATGAACACCCTGCACTAATTGAAATGGTGGTAGGCCACCATAAATCCGCCAAAAACGATGTAGGAGAAAAAGGGCTTTTGGATTTAGAAAATGGTTATGACTACGTAGATCATCATTTAGGCAAGTGGGATGAATGGAGTTTATATGGTATAGAATTACTGAACCAATTTGGGATTGAAGCAAAACCTATACCGGTAGAACAGGCATTACAAAATCTGGAAACAGCCGTAAAATTTACCAAGCGAAAATCAAATGAAAGAGGCTACTCTGAGTGGAGGGGGCTTTTGATGGGGGCTGACCATTTTGCATCTGCCGTAATCCATGATACTCAAACGTTTATTGAACGAACATTTCAAAAACCAAATCTTAGTTTTTACGAAAGAACCAGTCCACTTTATCCATTGTCACAAAAAACGGACTACAAGTCAGGCAAAAAACACAGCATTGTAGTTGCTTGTACAGGTGCCGGAAAGACTGATTACCTTTTTAAAAGATGTAAAGGCAGAGTATTTTATACGCTCCCATTTCAGGCTTCTATCAATGCTATGTTCAAGAGAGTGGCCAAAGACCTTGAAAAAACAAACCCTAACCTTGATATACGAGTACTTCATGGTGCGTCAACGGTCGTAAAACGTAAAAAAGACGAAGAAGAAAGTGTTTTGCAGTCGTTATTTGGTTCTGCGGTAAAAATCTTGACACCCCACCAGTTAGCGGCACTAGCCTTTGGATTGAAAGGTTACGAAGCCTTGCTTTTAGATTTAAAAGGGTGTGATATTATTTTAGATGAAATTCATACGTATACAGGTGTATCGCAAGCCATAGTCCTGAAATTAGTAGAAATTCTCAAAATCATTGACTGCCGGATTCACATCGGAACAGCGACAATGCCATCCGTTTTGTATCATAAAATCCTTCATATTTTAGGAGATGATGTATTAGAGGTATGTTTGGAAGAGGCTGAATTAGACCAATTTGATAGGCATAGAACCCACAAATTGGCAACTTTTGAAGATTCTCAAGGTGTAATTTTTGATGCAATTCAAAAAAGCGAGAAGGTTCTTGTAGTGTTAAATCAGGTAGAAAAATCTCAAGTTGTATATGATTCTTTGAAAAAAATCTATCCAAATATTCCGATTCTATTATTACATAGTCGATTTCGACGGGGAGATAGAAACGATAAAGAAAGACAATTAATTGGGCTTGATGATTTTGGCGAACCCACCGGCGAATTTAATACCTCAAATGAAGCATGTATCGTAGTATCGACCCAAATTGTAGAAGTGAGTCTTGACATTAGTTTTGATGTGATGGTTACAGAAACCGCACCGCTTGATGCAATGGTTCAGCGATTTGGAAGAGTCAATCGAAAAAGGACGCTTGATACTATCGGTAAAATTAAAAACGTATATATAATTGCCCCTCCTGAAGGCAAAAAAGAAGCAAGACCTTATGACCCTGATATTTTACAAAAGTCTTTTAATGCGCTATCTGACAATGAAGTCCTGAAAGAGAGGGATTTACAAAATAAAATTGATACTGTATTTACAGAAATAGACTTTCTTAATATTGAAGAACACTCAAAATTTAAGAGCGATGGGCGAATTACCATTGACAAGTTAACCCACGTAAGTAAATCTATTCTATTTGAGTTGCTTGATATTGACTCCGTTGCGTGCATTAGAGAAGCCGACCAAGAAGAATATGAAACCTCGTATTTTGAGCGAAGACTCGAATTGGAAATTCCTGTCCGATATTTTTCAGTACACAAAATGAATCAGTCTGAAAAAGGCAACAAACCTTTTATTATTCCTGACAAGGCCTATGATATGGAAAAAGGGTTAATGCTCAAAAGTATAAAAGAAGAAAACTTGGATTCAAAATATCAATTACTATGATAACAACCGTAGTTGGCAGGACCTTTCTGGAAGCGTACAACAAAAAGTACCAATCCAATAAATCGCCCAAAGAGTTTTTTGAGGAAGTCTATTTTGAACTTTTCTACAATCACTCAAAGTATATGCAATGGATCACAAACTCGCCTTTTGTGCAAGGGATTCGAACTAGCGATGAAAATATTTTTGGAAGAGAGATCGGAAAAACTACGACAAAAGATGAAATCTTACAAAAACAACTTTTTGATGGTTTTGAGGATCAATATGGCAAAAATAGAGTTCTGCTTAAAACTGACAGGCAG
Above is a window of Runella slithyformis DSM 19594 DNA encoding:
- a CDS encoding helix-turn-helix transcriptional regulator yields the protein MKKIIQTQYERFQKINERLNRWKGQVVHKTELMRLCECSERTIKQDIADMRTLYDAPIDYDFKVKGYFYRSPFDLEMRVHLTKNELAALEAAVGTLTQFSHLEPFRELQSAVSKLDQAVKYRFRHPNGESRGIQFENVPLLPGGELIGPLLEAIRGRQWVRFSYRKFENELADDYDLFPYLLKEHRNRWYLLGWARNRKGIRTFGLERINPLSLQRTDIVDEAPAFDAGRYFEKAMGVAIYEDRAPEEVILSFTPFQANYFKTQPFFPYRPEQVLVDDAAEFRVRLHLIINKELVYELARMGADVCVLAPEQLVREMRDFHRKAVERYAVLNDE
- the cas6 gene encoding CRISPR-associated endoribonuclease Cas6, which codes for MRIHLKISANKAPVPFDHLPYLVGAFHKWLGQNELHGDVSLHSFSWLNGGKGTAKGLIFETGATWFISAFDETVIKQLIIGIQDSPEICFGMTVREIMIQETPDFESPKRFTLNSPVLLKGHDTPKTQKKHLEFSDPESDEALTKILTNKLTKAGLDSTGVKVYFDRTYQNAKTKLVNYRGIGNKASICPVIVEGTPEQIGFAWNVGMGHSTGIGFGALN
- a CDS encoding SDR family oxidoreductase; its protein translation is MKLAHQTAIITGSSSGIGRAIAVAFGREGANVVVNYNSSRAKAMEVVQQIKAEGGDAIAVKANVGKEADVLKMFQKAVEAFGQVDILVANSGIQDDAPFLKMTIDQWNNVITTNLTGQFLCAREAAKHFVAQAEGTTTPRAIGKIICMSSVHDMIPWAGHINYAASKGGVLMFMKSIAQELAPLRIRVNAISPGAIQTPINKSVWSSEENRQALMKLIPYRRIGQPEDVAKAAVWLASDDSDYVTGETLYVDGGMMLYPEFSDNG
- a CDS encoding CRISPR-associated helicase/endonuclease Cas3 — its product is MNTLFAKSGPEWTTLAHHLLHVSIAAKAFAKHLGIDETLAFKGAILHDIGKAHPAFQQRLLGKSKSTKVFRHEISSLFFLSVFPENEHPALIEMVVGHHKSAKNDVGEKGLLDLENGYDYVDHHLGKWDEWSLYGIELLNQFGIEAKPIPVEQALQNLETAVKFTKRKSNERGYSEWRGLLMGADHFASAVIHDTQTFIERTFQKPNLSFYERTSPLYPLSQKTDYKSGKKHSIVVACTGAGKTDYLFKRCKGRVFYTLPFQASINAMFKRVAKDLEKTNPNLDIRVLHGASTVVKRKKDEEESVLQSLFGSAVKILTPHQLAALAFGLKGYEALLLDLKGCDIILDEIHTYTGVSQAIVLKLVEILKIIDCRIHIGTATMPSVLYHKILHILGDDVLEVCLEEAELDQFDRHRTHKLATFEDSQGVIFDAIQKSEKVLVVLNQVEKSQVVYDSLKKIYPNIPILLLHSRFRRGDRNDKERQLIGLDDFGEPTGEFNTSNEACIVVSTQIVEVSLDISFDVMVTETAPLDAMVQRFGRVNRKRTLDTIGKIKNVYIIAPPEGKKEARPYDPDILQKSFNALSDNEVLKERDLQNKIDTVFTEIDFLNIEEHSKFKSDGRITIDKLTHVSKSILFELLDIDSVACIREADQEEYETSYFERRLELEIPVRYFSVHKMNQSEKGNKPFIIPDKAYDMEKGLMLKSIKEENLDSKYQLL
- a CDS encoding response regulator transcription factor, which translates into the protein MKITYILYGIGLGLLLIVLKLIEYQFLVRMHTFEIYGALIAALFLGVGLWAGLQLTQKAPAPSVIVQGPPPFDADKVKALGITQREQEVLELITQGLSNQEIADRLFVSLNTVKTHSARLFEKLDVNSRTKAIHRAKELGVIRVN
- a CDS encoding DUF4199 domain-containing protein → MQKTIMRFGLLSGAVSSILLILLTSTGRAVGLQTFAEYGAWLGFTSIILSLSLVYFGIRSYRDQHSAGKITFGKAFQIGILVTVISCVCYSITWGIFYFHFFPTFMEDYGSYQLQRMKESGESAAAIAQQAAELRRVNEQYQNPFYNFAITFMEPFPIGLLMTLVSALALKKK
- a CDS encoding DUF3570 domain-containing protein, whose translation is MKKLTIAVGLYISMLAGIRAQEKTLPANPNYQPKKLKIEEVNFVTSYYHQNGNNSAVTGGIGTEKLTDFGNTIDLKWSRTDLKNRKHSLTFDLGVDTYTSASSDKINPNPVTAGTLTGASSGKGTSANIQPVQAVTSASGRGGKTSRTPQYSDPNAVISLTSASYRDTRIYPTVGWSVRNDKTGTTLGLTTSFSTEYDYKSGGVGLNFVKSSRDNNTELGIKLNAFFDTWSVILPVELRPAGYGSGAKSDPTPISYKPRNSFSAAISLAKVMNARLQMSLVAEPSYQEGLLSTPYHRVYFLGGTEGLEKLPGTRLKLPLGLRANYFFGDRYIVRTFYRYYLDDWGMTAHTVNLETSVRLSPFVAISPFYRFHTQNGIRYFAPYQQNAAASEFHTSDYDLSTLQSHFVGAGVKLMPLNGLMHWKHFNTLELRFGHYIRSTGLVANSLTLAAKFK